Proteins co-encoded in one Kribbella solani genomic window:
- a CDS encoding MOSC N-terminal beta barrel domain-containing protein, protein MSVATVSALAYYPVKGLAGIPVEQAEVGPTGLLDDRNFMLVEPDGTFLSQRKLPAMATLRAELAGDRLRLSAADAPDLEVPIRYDGKRRDVSLFGKWFGLGVVQEPAVDEWFSARLGTSAALVRVTPEHERPGWGAHRGLTGFGDAHALMVTSLASLDGLNARILEHGGAAIPMNRFRPNLVISGWPEPHTEDQVLRMTAGTVEIGYSARGIRCAVPTVDQATGTKSGPEPTRTLATYRREPAYGGGVSFGIKAAVLTPGTLHVGDEITVHEWIAEGADPAPATRT, encoded by the coding sequence GTGTCTGTCGCAACGGTTTCCGCCCTGGCCTATTACCCGGTGAAAGGTCTGGCCGGGATCCCCGTCGAGCAGGCCGAGGTCGGCCCGACGGGTCTGCTCGACGACCGGAACTTCATGCTGGTCGAGCCCGACGGCACGTTCCTCAGCCAGCGCAAGTTGCCCGCGATGGCGACGCTGCGCGCCGAGCTGGCCGGCGACCGGCTCCGGTTGTCGGCCGCCGATGCCCCTGACCTGGAAGTGCCGATCCGGTACGACGGCAAGCGGCGGGATGTCAGTCTGTTCGGGAAGTGGTTCGGCCTGGGCGTAGTACAGGAGCCGGCCGTGGACGAGTGGTTCAGTGCCCGGCTCGGTACGTCCGCCGCGCTGGTCCGCGTGACGCCCGAACACGAACGGCCCGGCTGGGGCGCGCACCGCGGGCTGACCGGTTTCGGCGACGCGCACGCGCTGATGGTCACGTCGCTGGCATCACTCGACGGCCTGAACGCGCGCATCCTCGAACACGGCGGCGCCGCGATCCCGATGAACCGCTTCCGCCCGAACCTGGTGATCAGTGGCTGGCCGGAGCCGCACACCGAGGACCAGGTGCTCCGGATGACCGCCGGGACGGTCGAGATCGGGTACTCCGCGCGTGGCATCCGTTGCGCCGTACCGACCGTCGATCAGGCCACCGGCACCAAGTCCGGCCCCGAACCGACCCGGACCTTGGCGACGTACCGGCGCGAACCGGCGTACGGCGGCGGGGTCAGCTTCGGCATCAAAGCCGCCGTGCTGACCCCCGGAACCCTCCACGTAGGCGACGAAATCACCGTCCACGAATGGATCGCCGAGGGCGCGGACCCCGCCCCGGCTACTCGTACCTAA
- a CDS encoding malate dehydrogenase, whose product MSTTPVKVAVTGAAGNVSYGLLFRIASGALLGPDTPVELRLLEITPALKALEGVVMELEDSAFPGLAGIEIGDDPNKVFDGVNVALLVGARPRTKGMERGELLAANGAIFTGQGKALNDHAADDVRITVTGNPANTNALIAKTNAPDIPAERFSALTRLDHNRALAQLAKKAGVHVTDLKKMTIWGNHSATQYPDIFHAEVAGKNAAEVVNDQAWLENDFLPTVQKRGAAIIEARGASSAASAAAATIDHTRDWLRGTADGDWVSMSVVSDGSYGVPEGLISSFPVTTKDGNWEIVQGLELNDFSRGKIDASVAELGEERAAVKDLGLI is encoded by the coding sequence GTGAGCACTACACCGGTGAAGGTGGCCGTCACGGGGGCCGCGGGGAATGTCAGTTACGGCCTGCTGTTCCGAATCGCGAGCGGCGCGCTGCTCGGGCCCGACACCCCGGTGGAGCTGCGGCTGCTGGAGATCACCCCAGCGCTGAAGGCCCTCGAGGGCGTCGTGATGGAGCTCGAGGACAGCGCCTTCCCGGGGCTGGCCGGGATCGAGATCGGCGACGACCCGAACAAGGTCTTCGACGGTGTCAACGTCGCGCTGCTGGTCGGCGCGCGGCCGCGGACCAAGGGCATGGAGCGCGGCGAACTGCTGGCGGCGAACGGCGCGATCTTCACCGGCCAGGGCAAGGCGCTGAACGACCACGCCGCGGACGACGTCCGGATCACCGTCACCGGCAACCCGGCGAACACGAACGCGCTGATCGCGAAGACCAACGCGCCGGACATCCCGGCCGAGCGGTTCTCGGCGCTGACCCGGCTGGACCACAACCGGGCGCTGGCGCAGCTCGCGAAGAAGGCCGGCGTCCACGTCACCGACCTGAAGAAGATGACCATCTGGGGCAACCACTCGGCCACCCAGTACCCGGACATCTTCCACGCCGAGGTAGCCGGCAAGAACGCCGCCGAGGTCGTGAACGACCAGGCCTGGCTGGAGAACGACTTCCTCCCGACCGTGCAGAAGCGCGGCGCCGCGATCATCGAGGCCCGCGGCGCGTCCTCGGCGGCCTCGGCCGCGGCCGCCACCATCGACCACACCCGCGACTGGCTGCGCGGCACCGCCGACGGTGACTGGGTCTCGATGTCGGTCGTCTCCGACGGATCGTACGGCGTGCCGGAGGGCCTGATCTCGTCGTTCCCGGTGACCACGAAGGACGGCAACTGGGAGATCGTGCAGGGCCTGGAGCTCAACGACTTCTCCCGCGGCAAGATCGACGCCTCCGTCGCCGAGCTGGGCGAGGAGCGCGCCGCGGTGAAGGACCTCGGCCTGATCTGA
- a CDS encoding GNAT family N-acetyltransferase, whose protein sequence is MRFPEDVPVLTDGVVTLRAHSADDIDTVFEMCQDPVMQRWTTIPVPYLREHAVGFLTEQIPAGWRENTGWSWAIEYDGAYAGTVGLHDGEGGVGEIGFAVGPAVRGQGVMTRAARLAVRYAFDELDWTRVIWRAFVGNWASRRVAWKTGFRDLVTIPDGGRARGVREDEWVASVSRGDELEPQGNWWTVPVLEDGGVRLRRLRETDARRVQEACSDERTQYWLTGMPSPYELSDAEKFIAGETAGQASGRVVSWAIADAVSDELLGNVSIFDLDNRFDPTSGEIGYWAHPDARGRKVMTTAVRLVIAHAFTPIADGGLGRRRLVLHAADGNTASAHVAEATGFTLVGTERLASPRRDGTHNNLLTFDLLQTDHATDPPAKTI, encoded by the coding sequence ATGCGATTTCCCGAAGATGTCCCGGTCCTGACCGACGGCGTGGTGACCCTGCGTGCACACTCGGCGGACGACATCGACACCGTGTTCGAGATGTGCCAGGACCCCGTGATGCAGCGCTGGACCACCATCCCGGTCCCGTACCTGCGCGAGCACGCGGTCGGCTTCCTGACCGAGCAGATCCCGGCCGGCTGGCGGGAGAACACCGGCTGGTCCTGGGCGATCGAGTACGACGGCGCGTACGCCGGCACCGTCGGCCTGCACGACGGCGAGGGCGGCGTCGGCGAGATCGGGTTCGCGGTCGGCCCGGCGGTCCGGGGCCAGGGTGTGATGACCCGGGCGGCACGACTCGCGGTGCGGTACGCGTTCGACGAACTGGACTGGACCCGAGTGATCTGGCGCGCGTTCGTCGGCAACTGGGCGAGTCGCCGGGTGGCGTGGAAGACCGGGTTCCGGGACCTGGTGACGATTCCGGACGGCGGCCGGGCGCGCGGCGTACGCGAGGACGAATGGGTCGCGTCCGTGAGTCGCGGCGACGAGCTGGAACCGCAGGGCAACTGGTGGACCGTGCCCGTACTTGAGGACGGTGGCGTCCGGCTGCGGCGGTTGCGGGAGACGGACGCACGGCGCGTACAAGAGGCTTGCAGTGACGAGCGGACGCAGTACTGGCTCACGGGCATGCCTTCGCCGTACGAGCTGAGCGACGCCGAGAAGTTCATCGCCGGGGAAACGGCCGGGCAGGCGAGCGGACGGGTCGTGTCCTGGGCAATCGCCGATGCCGTCAGCGACGAACTTCTCGGCAACGTGAGCATCTTCGACCTGGACAACCGGTTCGACCCGACCAGCGGCGAGATCGGGTACTGGGCGCACCCGGATGCCCGCGGCCGCAAGGTGATGACAACGGCGGTCCGGCTGGTCATCGCGCACGCCTTCACCCCGATCGCGGACGGCGGTCTCGGCCGGCGTCGCCTGGTCCTGCACGCGGCGGACGGGAACACCGCCTCCGCCCACGTCGCCGAAGCCACCGGCTTCACCCTGGTCGGCACCGAACGCCTCGCCAGCCCGCGCCGCGACGGCACCCACAACAACCTCCTCACCTTCGACCTCCTCCAAACCGACCACGCCACCGATCCGCCGGCCAAAACCATTTGA
- a CDS encoding glycerophosphodiester phosphodiesterase gives MKLSSRLVPVAASALAVAAAAIVPQALPSGQPAPMGGADSAAASKHDDFVIVGHRGASGYRPEHTLASYELAARMGADFIEPDLVTTKDRVLVARHEPEIGGTTDVASHPEFAARKKTKQLDGVAVTGWFAEDFTLAELKTLRAKERIPATRQHNTVFDGRYQVPTFQEVIDLSRRLSKELGRPIGIYPETKHPTYFRQQGLALEPALVKTLNRNNLNKKDAKVYVQSFEVSNLKALHKELRVPLVQLTSASGAPYDFVVAGDKRTYADVVTALGLREVATYAAGVGPSKDQVIPLDAAGKLGKPTSLVADAHRAGLVVHPYTFRVENTFLPAEYDSSANPSDSGNLFGEIAAFRRAGIDGLFTDNTDIAVAEERDGK, from the coding sequence ATGAAGCTGTCCAGCCGGCTGGTGCCGGTCGCCGCCTCGGCCCTCGCGGTCGCCGCGGCCGCCATCGTCCCGCAGGCACTACCGTCCGGGCAGCCGGCCCCAATGGGTGGCGCTGACAGCGCCGCCGCGAGCAAGCACGACGACTTCGTCATCGTCGGTCATCGCGGCGCGTCCGGGTACCGGCCGGAGCACACCCTGGCGTCGTACGAGCTGGCCGCCCGGATGGGTGCCGACTTCATCGAGCCCGACCTGGTCACCACCAAGGACCGGGTCCTGGTCGCCCGGCACGAACCGGAGATCGGCGGCACCACCGACGTCGCGAGCCACCCGGAGTTCGCGGCCCGGAAGAAGACCAAGCAGCTCGACGGCGTCGCGGTCACCGGCTGGTTCGCCGAGGACTTCACGCTGGCCGAGCTGAAGACGCTGCGCGCCAAGGAGCGGATTCCCGCCACCCGTCAGCACAACACCGTCTTCGACGGGCGCTACCAGGTGCCGACCTTCCAGGAAGTGATCGACCTCAGCCGCCGCCTGTCCAAGGAGCTCGGCCGGCCGATCGGCATCTACCCGGAGACCAAGCACCCGACGTACTTCCGCCAGCAGGGCCTCGCGCTCGAGCCCGCGCTGGTGAAGACCCTGAACCGCAACAACCTGAACAAGAAGGACGCCAAGGTGTACGTCCAGTCCTTCGAGGTGTCCAACCTGAAGGCGCTGCACAAGGAGCTTCGCGTCCCGCTGGTGCAGCTGACCAGCGCGTCCGGTGCGCCGTACGACTTCGTGGTCGCCGGTGACAAGCGCACGTACGCCGATGTGGTCACCGCGTTGGGCCTGCGCGAGGTCGCGACGTACGCCGCCGGGGTCGGGCCGAGCAAGGACCAGGTCATTCCGCTCGATGCCGCCGGCAAGCTCGGGAAGCCGACCAGCCTGGTCGCGGACGCGCACCGGGCGGGCCTGGTCGTGCACCCGTACACCTTCCGGGTCGAGAACACCTTCCTGCCGGCCGAGTACGACAGCTCCGCGAACCCGAGTGACTCCGGCAACCTGTTCGGCGAGATCGCCGCGTTCCGGCGCGCCGGGATCGACGGGCTGTTCACCGACAACACCGACATCGCCGTCGCCGAGGAGCGCGACGGCAAGTAG
- a CDS encoding CAP domain-containing protein — translation MTDSPTPRRHRGSRRAPRRSRGLIGPIVSALSVLLAIGPVVWLMSRDTSHTNDATTVLNVAENSRVDGGSSEGTSGTPLITITKTLPDGRTTTAVIGTPALGTGTTSTSTSTTPATTGTPSDSPSSSLTTPTVSTVPTVGVTTVTVPPTPGRTDHGAGKPRPTRSTSSTPRDTPTKTKTTEPKPSDTPEPPPSGGGTNAQERQVLDYTNRIREQQGCGPLRLDSALVEAAGRHASDMVRRHYMDHKNPDGEGPGDRMAAAGYRGSGWGENIAAGYDSAQKVVTAWMKSDGHRKNILNCRFTSIGVGYDPGQVKPDWGPGSWVQDFGRS, via the coding sequence ATGACGGATTCGCCTACCCCCCGGCGGCACCGCGGCAGCAGACGAGCTCCCCGGCGGAGCCGTGGCCTGATCGGCCCGATCGTCAGCGCGCTGTCGGTACTGCTCGCGATCGGCCCGGTGGTCTGGCTGATGTCGCGCGACACCTCGCACACCAACGACGCCACCACCGTGCTGAACGTCGCCGAGAACAGCCGCGTCGACGGCGGGTCGAGCGAAGGTACGTCCGGTACGCCGCTGATCACCATCACCAAGACACTGCCGGACGGGCGCACGACGACCGCCGTGATCGGTACGCCGGCGCTCGGAACCGGGACGACCTCGACCTCGACGTCGACGACACCGGCCACGACCGGTACGCCGAGTGACAGCCCGAGCAGCTCACTCACCACCCCCACGGTGTCGACTGTGCCGACTGTTGGGGTGACGACCGTGACCGTGCCGCCGACCCCGGGGCGCACAGACCACGGAGCCGGGAAACCGCGGCCGACCCGGAGTACGAGCAGCACGCCGCGGGACACGCCGACCAAGACGAAGACGACCGAGCCGAAGCCGAGCGATACGCCGGAACCGCCGCCCAGCGGAGGCGGTACGAACGCGCAGGAGCGGCAGGTGCTCGACTACACGAACCGGATCCGTGAGCAGCAAGGCTGCGGACCGCTCCGGCTCGACAGCGCGCTGGTCGAGGCGGCCGGGCGGCACGCGTCGGACATGGTCCGGCGGCACTACATGGACCACAAGAATCCCGACGGCGAAGGGCCGGGCGACCGGATGGCGGCCGCCGGGTACCGGGGGTCGGGCTGGGGCGAGAACATCGCCGCCGGGTACGACTCCGCGCAGAAGGTGGTCACTGCCTGGATGAAGAGCGACGGCCACCGGAAGAACATCCTGAACTGCCGGTTCACCTCGATCGGAGTCGGGTACGACCCCGGCCAGGTGAAACCGGACTGGGGACCGGGCAGCTGGGTCCAGGATTTCGGCCGGAGCTGA
- a CDS encoding GNAT family N-acetyltransferase — translation MRDREELVRRWQAGWSVSRGWTTVEDDNDGILTVRAGEESRPTEYVVLDADDKPERVERAAQLALADGGGRGAGWITLATDDKEARIEQLEDLGLEVQQDQDWLMTIQLSEQPALKLHERYALHTELEDDLIITRATLHGGVVSSGRMAVVGEDAVADRIETDPAHRRRGLGSAVMASLVEAAAAKGAKRGILIASIDGLRLYRSLGWKVIADIVIARSTA, via the coding sequence GTGAGAGATCGTGAGGAACTCGTCCGCCGTTGGCAGGCCGGGTGGTCCGTCTCGCGTGGCTGGACCACGGTTGAGGACGACAACGACGGCATTCTGACCGTCCGCGCAGGTGAGGAGAGCCGACCGACGGAGTACGTCGTACTGGACGCGGACGACAAGCCTGAACGGGTGGAACGAGCGGCGCAGCTGGCCCTCGCCGACGGCGGAGGCCGCGGCGCCGGGTGGATCACCCTGGCCACCGACGACAAGGAAGCCCGGATCGAGCAGTTGGAGGATCTCGGTCTGGAGGTCCAGCAGGATCAGGACTGGCTGATGACCATCCAGCTGTCCGAGCAACCGGCGCTCAAACTGCACGAGCGGTACGCGTTGCACACCGAGCTCGAGGACGACCTGATCATCACCCGGGCCACGTTGCACGGCGGCGTGGTGTCGAGCGGCCGGATGGCGGTCGTCGGCGAGGACGCGGTCGCGGACCGGATCGAGACCGACCCGGCGCACCGGCGGCGCGGACTGGGCAGCGCGGTGATGGCGTCGCTGGTCGAGGCAGCGGCGGCGAAGGGCGCGAAACGCGGCATCCTGATCGCGTCGATCGACGGCCTGCGGCTGTACCGAAGTCTGGGCTGGAAGGTCATCGCGGACATCGTGATCGCCCGCTCGACGGCTTGA
- a CDS encoding GlxA family transcriptional regulator: MRKVAVLAFDGISPFHLSVPCLVLGERRAPAERYDVRVCAGEPGSLRTNAGFGISVPHGLDAMDQADVVVLPSWQPGLDASDELLTAIRRAHARGATVVGLCIGAFLVAASGIADGREVCTHWRFADELRTRYPGLAVRADVLWSDLGDVITSAGTASSLDCCLHLVRTHYGVEVAQQVARDIVVAPHRSGSQAQYIPVPVPADPADDPIEKAMVWARERLDRPVSLDEWAGVAAMSRRTFTRQFRARTGSSGQAWLLRQRLDRARLLLETTDRPVERVASESGFGSADTLRHHFHSVLGTTPQRHRQEFYSSANRV, translated from the coding sequence GTGCGTAAAGTCGCGGTCCTCGCCTTCGACGGGATCAGCCCGTTCCACCTGTCCGTACCGTGCCTGGTGCTCGGCGAACGACGCGCGCCGGCGGAGCGGTACGACGTACGCGTCTGCGCCGGGGAACCGGGATCGCTGCGGACGAACGCCGGCTTCGGGATCAGCGTCCCGCACGGCCTGGACGCGATGGACCAGGCCGACGTCGTCGTACTGCCCAGCTGGCAACCAGGCCTCGACGCATCGGACGAGTTGCTGACCGCGATCCGGCGGGCGCACGCGCGCGGGGCGACCGTGGTCGGGCTGTGCATCGGGGCGTTCCTGGTCGCGGCGAGCGGGATCGCGGACGGCCGGGAGGTGTGTACGCATTGGCGCTTCGCGGACGAGCTGCGTACGCGCTATCCGGGCCTCGCGGTTCGCGCCGATGTGCTCTGGTCGGACCTTGGTGACGTCATCACCTCGGCCGGTACGGCGTCGTCGCTGGACTGCTGCCTGCACCTGGTGCGTACGCACTATGGCGTCGAGGTGGCGCAGCAGGTGGCCCGCGACATCGTCGTCGCGCCACACCGGAGCGGGTCGCAGGCGCAGTACATCCCGGTGCCCGTACCGGCGGACCCGGCCGACGACCCGATCGAGAAGGCGATGGTGTGGGCCCGCGAACGGCTCGACCGGCCGGTGTCGCTGGACGAGTGGGCCGGGGTGGCGGCGATGTCGCGGCGGACGTTCACCCGGCAGTTCCGGGCCCGGACCGGGAGCTCCGGGCAGGCGTGGCTACTGCGGCAGCGGCTGGACCGGGCCCGATTGTTGCTGGAGACAACCGATCGCCCGGTCGAGCGGGTCGCGTCCGAGAGCGGCTTCGGCAGCGCGGACACGCTCCGGCACCACTTCCACTCGGTGCTCGGAACGACACCCCAACGGCACCGGCAGGAGTTCTACAGCAGCGCGAACAGGGTGTAG
- a CDS encoding MBL fold metallo-hydrolase, which produces MKITHIGGPTAAFELGGLTFLIDPAFDEPREYQLPGRVMRKLTGPAVPFAELGRVDVALVSHDQHKDNLDDAGRELLPSIPTVLSTPDAATRIPGVRGLANWESIELPRPDGGVLTVTGVPALHGPEGAEAVLGVVTGFVLQGDGLPTVYVSGDNANVGLVKEIADRFAPIDVAVLFAGAARTTLLDGANLTLTSTDAVEAARLLAPATIIPVHTEGWTHFSEGPDTFVAAFEAAGLADRVTLLQHGVTATLK; this is translated from the coding sequence ATGAAGATCACGCACATCGGCGGCCCGACCGCCGCCTTCGAGCTCGGTGGCCTGACGTTCCTGATCGACCCGGCGTTCGACGAGCCGCGCGAGTACCAGCTGCCCGGCCGGGTGATGCGGAAGCTGACCGGCCCGGCGGTACCGTTCGCCGAGCTCGGCCGGGTCGACGTCGCGCTGGTGTCGCACGACCAGCACAAGGACAACCTCGACGACGCCGGCCGGGAACTGCTGCCGTCGATCCCGACCGTCCTCTCGACACCGGACGCGGCGACGCGGATCCCCGGCGTACGCGGCCTGGCGAACTGGGAGTCGATCGAGCTCCCGCGCCCGGACGGTGGCGTACTCACGGTGACCGGCGTACCCGCGCTGCACGGCCCGGAAGGCGCCGAGGCAGTACTGGGTGTGGTGACCGGATTCGTCCTACAGGGCGACGGTCTGCCGACCGTGTACGTGTCCGGCGACAACGCGAACGTTGGCCTGGTCAAGGAAATCGCCGACCGTTTCGCCCCGATCGACGTCGCCGTCCTGTTCGCCGGCGCGGCCCGCACCACGCTCTTGGACGGCGCCAACCTCACCCTCACCTCAACCGACGCGGTCGAAGCAGCCCGCCTACTCGCCCCGGCCACCATCATCCCCGTACACACCGAAGGCTGGACCCACTTCTCCGAAGGCCCCGACACCTTCGTCGCCGCCTTCGAAGCAGCCGGCCTGGCCGACCGAGTCACCCTCCTACAGCACGGAGTCACGGCAACCCTGAAATGA
- a CDS encoding CAP domain-containing protein, giving the protein MTNHRRSRASGVAGPLIASLSALVLLAGVGWFVLRESHPGKVVSQEGLVTSVTPAGDDATTSASARPSASPPASPSASAPASASASASASASASAKPRVTPGRTSSAPSRGSTRTPSPTKTTSTPTHTPTPTPTAKKTKTKAPKPDGGSGPAEAQVLALTNQERAKAGCGPLRTNSALTKAAAAHAADMVDEHYFAHDSLDGRSPFDRMKAAGFGGGSMAENIAVGYTSAAAVLKGWMNSPGHRANILNCAYSMIGIGYDSGRVKDDWGNGSWVQDFGG; this is encoded by the coding sequence ATGACGAACCACCGACGGTCCCGGGCAAGTGGTGTGGCCGGGCCGCTGATCGCATCGTTGTCGGCGCTGGTACTGCTGGCGGGGGTGGGGTGGTTCGTTCTGCGCGAGTCCCACCCGGGCAAGGTGGTCAGCCAGGAGGGTCTGGTCACCTCGGTGACGCCGGCTGGCGACGACGCGACGACGAGCGCCTCGGCGCGGCCTTCCGCATCACCGCCAGCATCACCGTCCGCATCGGCACCGGCCTCGGCGTCCGCGTCGGCGTCGGCGTCGGCGTCGGCGTCGGCCAAGCCGCGTGTGACGCCGGGGCGTACGAGTAGCGCGCCGAGTCGCGGGAGTACGCGTACGCCGAGCCCCACCAAGACGACGTCCACGCCGACCCACACTCCGACGCCGACACCCACGGCGAAGAAGACGAAGACCAAGGCGCCCAAGCCCGATGGCGGGTCAGGGCCGGCGGAGGCGCAGGTGCTCGCGCTCACCAACCAGGAACGCGCCAAGGCCGGCTGTGGTCCACTGCGGACGAACAGCGCACTCACCAAGGCCGCCGCGGCGCATGCGGCCGACATGGTCGACGAGCACTACTTCGCGCACGACAGTCTGGACGGGCGCAGTCCGTTCGACCGGATGAAGGCGGCCGGGTTCGGCGGGGGTTCGATGGCCGAGAACATCGCGGTCGGGTACACCAGTGCGGCGGCCGTACTGAAAGGCTGGATGAACAGTCCCGGTCATCGCGCCAACATCCTGAACTGCGCGTACTCCATGATCGGGATCGGCTACGACAGCGGGCGGGTCAAGGACGACTGGGGCAACGGCAGCTGGGTGCAGGACTTCGGCGGCTGA
- a CDS encoding fused MFS/spermidine synthase — MERQVGSGIASVEAQADGTFVLRIDGTPQSQVDLADPTHLPFEYMRRIGDVVDAVAPRRQPVAVAHIGGAALSLPRYVAATRPRSRQIVLEPDEDLTDFVREALPLPKRAGIKVRPVSGRAGIGELYDDSMDLLILDAFEHEAVPANLVTAEFFAECRRVLRPTGVLVANLIDGKAGLPFIRRTAATVQSVVGAGVVLAERKILRGKGFGNVIMVASAQPVPELVDAGRRAQPPYDVQPLGEMAGKAAPLTDAEGFVTPQAPPAVFRT; from the coding sequence GTGGAACGACAGGTCGGCTCCGGGATCGCGAGCGTGGAAGCACAGGCCGACGGTACGTTCGTACTGCGGATCGACGGCACGCCTCAGTCCCAGGTCGATCTCGCCGATCCCACCCACCTGCCGTTCGAGTACATGCGCCGGATCGGTGACGTCGTCGACGCGGTCGCGCCGCGGCGGCAGCCGGTCGCGGTCGCGCATATCGGCGGGGCCGCGCTCAGCCTGCCGCGGTACGTCGCCGCGACCCGCCCGCGATCCCGGCAGATCGTGCTGGAACCGGACGAGGACCTGACCGACTTCGTCCGGGAGGCGCTGCCGCTGCCGAAGCGGGCCGGGATCAAGGTACGGCCGGTCAGCGGCCGTGCCGGGATCGGCGAACTGTACGACGACTCGATGGATCTGCTGATCCTGGACGCGTTCGAGCACGAGGCAGTACCGGCGAATCTGGTCACCGCCGAGTTCTTCGCGGAGTGCAGGCGCGTACTGCGGCCGACCGGCGTACTGGTGGCGAATCTGATCGACGGGAAGGCCGGGTTGCCGTTCATCCGGCGGACCGCCGCGACCGTGCAGTCGGTGGTTGGGGCGGGGGTCGTACTCGCGGAGCGGAAGATCTTGCGAGGCAAGGGATTTGGCAACGTGATCATGGTCGCGTCGGCGCAACCCGTACCGGAGCTGGTTGACGCGGGTCGGCGGGCACAACCGCCGTACGACGTGCAGCCGCTGGGGGAGATGGCCGGAAAGGCAGCGCCGCTGACCGACGCCGAAGGCTTCGTCACACCGCAGGCACCACCCGCTGTCTTCCGCACCTGA
- a CDS encoding helix-turn-helix domain-containing protein has product MDDFAAALGRVRRHAGLTYRQLAERAHYSHPQLIRATSGKQLPTWAVTAAYLTGCGVPADLLPVWRRRWERASRDPRDLVQLLENAESLTDLGAAVAALVRPRSSRTLEQLTGIPRTTIQAWLQGTRLPGRDRLDHLIQATGATHAERSAAARAVDRVSSARADARDQERLRPGSQDEVRCGRQRVVPAV; this is encoded by the coding sequence GTGGATGACTTCGCGGCTGCCTTGGGTCGGGTCCGCCGGCACGCCGGGCTCACGTACCGGCAGTTGGCCGAGCGGGCGCACTACTCGCATCCGCAGCTGATCCGCGCCACCAGCGGGAAGCAGCTGCCGACCTGGGCGGTGACCGCGGCGTACCTGACCGGTTGTGGCGTACCGGCTGATCTTCTGCCGGTGTGGCGGCGTCGTTGGGAGCGAGCGTCTCGTGATCCGCGCGACCTTGTGCAACTGCTGGAGAACGCGGAGAGCCTGACTGACCTCGGTGCCGCTGTCGCCGCGCTGGTGCGGCCGCGATCGTCGAGGACCCTCGAACAACTGACGGGCATCCCCCGCACGACCATCCAGGCCTGGCTCCAGGGCACGCGCCTACCGGGTCGTGACCGGCTGGACCACCTGATCCAAGCGACCGGCGCGACGCATGCGGAACGATCAGCCGCCGCCCGCGCCGTCGACCGAGTCAGCTCGGCGCGAGCAGACGCCCGCGACCAGGAACGGCTCAGGCCCGGAAGCCAGGACGAGGTCAGGTGCGGAAGACAGCGGGTGGTGCCTGCGGTGTGA
- a CDS encoding lamin tail domain-containing protein → MSVRRFRTLISAATAAVVLAGSVAIAPLTASAAITVVLSGIQYDPPGPDVRTNAQLNNEFFTVRNLSSRPINLSGYRVLDAANHKFVFPRGYVLPGRTTAIVRTGKNRNRAQTLYWNQGNYIWNNTGDTARFQTPAGKTFDTCTYKAVSGRARVGC, encoded by the coding sequence TTGTCCGTACGACGCTTCCGCACGCTCATTTCCGCTGCCACCGCCGCGGTTGTCCTGGCTGGGTCGGTGGCGATTGCGCCGTTGACCGCGTCGGCGGCGATCACGGTGGTGCTGAGCGGCATCCAGTACGACCCGCCGGGGCCGGATGTGCGGACGAACGCGCAGTTGAACAACGAGTTCTTCACCGTCCGGAACCTCAGCAGCCGGCCGATCAACCTGTCCGGGTACCGGGTGCTGGATGCGGCGAACCACAAGTTCGTGTTCCCACGGGGGTACGTGCTGCCGGGGCGGACGACCGCGATCGTGCGGACCGGGAAGAACCGGAACCGGGCGCAGACGCTGTACTGGAACCAGGGCAACTACATCTGGAACAACACCGGCGACACCGCCCGGTTCCAGACGCCGGCCGGTAAGACCTTCGACACCTGCACCTACAAAGCAGTCAGCGGTCGCGCGCGGGTCGGCTGTTAG